A genomic region of Exiguobacterium oxidotolerans JCM 12280 contains the following coding sequences:
- a CDS encoding cation diffusion facilitator family transporter codes for MDEQKFDNLKRGERGAMISIAAYILLSVIKLLVGYSADSAALRADGLNNTTDIIASIAVLIGLRISRRPADDNHKYGHWKSETIASMVASFIMMAVGLQVLIDTISSLFEGKQESPDIVAAYVGIGSAVVMYFVYRYNRKLSEEIDSKAVMAAAKDNRSDAWVSIGASIGIIGSQFGMPWLDIVTAIIVGFLICKTAWDIFSEASHELTDGFDEQKLKMYEDVISDLEGVKGIKSIKGRNYGNNEVVDVVILVNSTLNIHQAHDIATKVEDTLTDEYGVYDIHVHVEPE; via the coding sequence ATGGACGAACAAAAATTCGATAATTTAAAACGAGGCGAACGCGGTGCGATGATTAGCATTGCAGCCTATATCCTATTATCCGTAATTAAGCTGCTTGTCGGCTATTCAGCGGATTCTGCCGCTTTGCGGGCAGATGGTTTGAACAATACGACGGATATCATCGCATCGATCGCTGTGTTAATTGGATTACGGATTTCCCGTCGTCCAGCAGATGACAATCATAAATACGGTCACTGGAAGAGTGAGACGATCGCGTCGATGGTCGCTTCCTTCATTATGATGGCAGTAGGTCTCCAAGTGTTGATTGACACGATTTCAAGTTTATTTGAAGGAAAACAAGAATCTCCAGATATCGTAGCTGCCTATGTCGGAATCGGTTCGGCAGTCGTGATGTACTTTGTCTATCGGTATAACCGCAAACTGTCTGAAGAAATTGACAGCAAGGCCGTCATGGCAGCGGCGAAAGATAATCGGTCGGATGCCTGGGTCAGTATCGGAGCGTCAATCGGAATCATCGGTTCCCAGTTCGGGATGCCGTGGCTTGATATCGTGACCGCGATCATCGTCGGTTTCTTAATCTGTAAAACGGCATGGGACATTTTCTCGGAAGCTTCCCACGAACTGACGGACGGCTTTGATGAACAAAAGCTGAAGATGTATGAGGACGTGATTTCTGACCTCGAAGGCGTCAAAGGCATCAAGTCGATCAAAGGACGGAACTACGGTAATAACGAAGTCGTCGATGTCGTGATTCTCGTCAACTCGACGCTCAACATCCACCAAGCCCATGATATCGCGACAAAAGTAGAGGACACGCTGACGGATGAGTACGGTGTCTACGATATTCATGTTCATGTGGAGCCGGAGTGA
- a CDS encoding MarR family winged helix-turn-helix transcriptional regulator, translating into METEQREPVRSTAMMQSFWNVQRHLVRAAHQTAQENGLSLPQFHSLMTIAPRSPITQKELVAHTHLPKSTLSQSIEGLVQSGWVIRDTNPDNRREVVLTLSEQGQRFVDAIKQQEAGMQQRLEQILDQIDPAAFEQMLKTHEQIADGLKDILSSGNGGCTDD; encoded by the coding sequence ATGGAAACAGAACAACGTGAGCCGGTCCGTTCGACGGCAATGATGCAATCTTTTTGGAATGTCCAGCGGCATCTCGTCCGGGCGGCACATCAGACGGCGCAGGAAAACGGACTGAGCTTACCGCAATTCCATAGTCTGATGACGATTGCGCCAAGGAGTCCGATTACACAAAAAGAACTGGTCGCACACACGCATTTACCGAAGAGTACGCTCAGTCAATCGATCGAGGGATTGGTTCAATCCGGCTGGGTCATCCGGGATACGAATCCGGACAACCGGCGTGAAGTCGTATTGACGCTGAGTGAGCAAGGGCAACGGTTCGTTGATGCGATCAAACAACAAGAAGCCGGTATGCAGCAACGGCTCGAACAAATCCTCGATCAAATTGATCCGGCTGCCTTTGAACAAATGCTCAAGACGCATGAACAGATTGCAGACGGCTTAAAAGACATCCTGTCATCAGGAAACGGAGGCTGTACAGATGATTAA
- a CDS encoding ABC transporter ATP-binding protein, with amino-acid sequence MIKLLKNLKVYKWAVLAVLVLVFAQSMSDLYLPTLMADIIDKGVVVGDTGYIWKIGAVMLGITALGATAAIAASYYSSKAAMGLGRDIRRKVFNHVERFSLQEFDQVGTASLITRTTNDITQVQQVVIMMLRMVVSAPIMFVGGLIMAVSKDAKLSLVIVAAMPVLVVSILLILWKGVPLFGQVQKRLDRLNLVLRENLTGILVIRAFNREKEEKVRLTQANADLTDVSIKVNKIMAFLMPTMMLVMNLTVVGVIWFGGIRINNGGMQIGDLMAFIQYVMQIMFALVMASVMFVMIPRAAVSAKRINEVLEMTPTMVDEGTASADREPGTLVFDHVTFSYPGAEAPVLSDISFKARPGEITAVIGGTGAGKSTLVNLIPRFYDVTSGSIQVNGVDSRDVPQEELRSKIGFVPQKALLFTGSIADNIRFGKQDASLEEIEHAARVAQATDFIERMPDRYDSVIEQGGSNVSGGQKQRLSIARALVRKPDLYVFDDSFSALDFKTDATLRKALKKETQEATVLIVAQRVSTVMDADQIIVLEEGRVAGIGTHDELYATNDVYQEIVKSQLSEEEIA; translated from the coding sequence ATGATTAAGTTACTCAAAAATCTAAAAGTCTATAAATGGGCGGTCCTCGCCGTATTGGTCCTCGTCTTCGCCCAGTCGATGTCCGATTTGTATTTACCGACTTTGATGGCCGACATCATCGATAAAGGCGTTGTCGTCGGGGATACAGGCTACATCTGGAAAATCGGTGCGGTCATGCTGGGCATCACGGCACTCGGTGCGACGGCTGCAATTGCCGCAAGTTATTATTCGTCAAAAGCGGCGATGGGGCTTGGGCGCGACATTCGCCGGAAAGTCTTTAACCACGTCGAACGTTTTTCACTGCAAGAGTTCGACCAAGTCGGAACGGCGTCACTGATCACGCGGACGACAAATGATATTACGCAAGTTCAACAAGTCGTCATCATGATGTTACGGATGGTCGTCAGTGCACCGATCATGTTCGTTGGTGGTCTAATCATGGCAGTCTCGAAGGATGCCAAGCTGTCGCTCGTCATCGTCGCCGCGATGCCGGTCCTTGTCGTGTCCATTCTGTTGATCCTCTGGAAAGGGGTACCGCTATTCGGACAAGTCCAAAAACGACTCGACCGGTTAAATCTCGTCTTACGTGAGAATTTGACAGGTATCCTTGTCATTCGGGCCTTCAACCGGGAGAAAGAAGAAAAAGTCCGCCTGACGCAAGCCAATGCGGATTTGACGGACGTCTCGATTAAGGTCAATAAAATCATGGCATTCTTGATGCCGACGATGATGCTCGTGATGAACTTGACGGTCGTCGGCGTCATTTGGTTCGGTGGGATCCGGATCAATAACGGTGGCATGCAAATCGGTGACTTGATGGCGTTCATTCAATACGTCATGCAAATCATGTTCGCCCTCGTCATGGCATCCGTCATGTTCGTCATGATTCCCCGGGCTGCCGTCTCGGCGAAACGGATTAATGAGGTTCTTGAGATGACACCGACGATGGTTGATGAAGGAACCGCTTCAGCAGACCGGGAGCCGGGAACACTCGTTTTCGATCACGTGACATTCAGTTATCCGGGAGCAGAAGCGCCGGTACTGTCGGATATCAGCTTCAAAGCACGTCCTGGTGAAATCACCGCTGTCATCGGTGGGACCGGTGCTGGGAAATCGACGCTCGTCAACTTAATTCCCCGCTTTTACGACGTGACGAGTGGCAGCATCCAAGTCAACGGCGTCGACAGTCGAGACGTCCCGCAAGAGGAATTACGTTCGAAAATCGGCTTCGTACCACAAAAAGCCCTATTGTTCACGGGCTCGATTGCGGACAACATTCGTTTCGGGAAACAAGATGCGTCATTAGAAGAAATCGAACATGCAGCGCGTGTCGCCCAAGCGACCGACTTCATCGAGCGGATGCCGGACCGGTATGATTCCGTGATTGAACAAGGCGGCTCAAACGTTTCCGGTGGCCAAAAGCAACGGCTTTCGATAGCCCGGGCGCTCGTCCGAAAACCGGATCTGTATGTATTTGACGACAGCTTCTCGGCCCTCGACTTCAAGACGGATGCGACACTCCGGAAAGCATTAAAAAAAGAAACGCAGGAAGCGACGGTCTTGATCGTCGCCCAACGCGTCAGCACGGTCATGGACGCGGATCAAATCATCGTCCTTGAGGAAGGGCGTGTCGCAGGCATCGGCACGCATGACGAATTGTACGCAACAAACGATGTCTATCAAGAAATCGTCAAATCCCAACTGTCAGAGGAGGAAATCGCATGA